The Medicago truncatula cultivar Jemalong A17 chromosome 4, MtrunA17r5.0-ANR, whole genome shotgun sequence genome includes a region encoding these proteins:
- the LOC11428108 gene encoding beta-glucuronosyltransferase GlcAT14C, which yields MKRNHSSHHHQNHHNNHHNPPRKWLIIPTLTISLLLFFFFIILLPYSKPSSSSLSSDNPSFTAHLNLPKLPKFAYLLTGTKGEVSQLKRVLQAIYHPRNYYLLHLDLEASSEERVELAKYVKSEKVFGVFGNVMVVGKGDLVTYKGPTMIASTLHSVALFLKRVGDWDWFVNLSASDYPLFSQDDLLHIFSFMPRDINFIEHTSNMGWKEFQRARPIIIDPGLYHSRVSSVYYAKERRSLPSSFKLFTGSEWAVLTKPFLEFCVYGWDNLPRTLLMYYTNFLSSNEGYFQTVLCNHKDYQNTTVNNDLRYLRWDNPPKQQPLSLKLEHFEDMAHSGAPFARRFDKDDPILDKIDRELLGRSDGRFTPGGWCLGNHLKGKDPCDVYGNPDVVNPSVRSKILEKLMLILLDSENFRPKQCK from the exons ATGAAACGAAACCACAGTTCCCACCACCACCAAAACCACCACAACAACCACCATAACCCACCAAGAAAATGGCTTATAATCCCAACCTTAACAATCTCgctccttctcttcttcttcttcatcattctTCTCCCTTATTCAAAaccatcttcttcatctctttCTTCAGATAATCCAAGTTTCACAGCTCATTTGAATCTTCCAAAACTACCAAAATTTGCATACTTGTTAACAGGAACAAAAGGTGAAGTTTCACAGCTCAAAAGGGTTCTTCAAGCAATATATCATCCAAGAAACTATTACCTTCTTCATCTTGATCTTGAAGCTTCTAGTGAAGAGAGGGTTGAGCTTGCAAAGTATGTGAAATCTGAGAAGGTGTTTGGTGTTTTTGGGAATGTTATGGTTGTTGGTAAAGGTGATTTGGTTACTTATAAGGGTCCTACTATGATTGCTTCAACGCTTCATTCTGTTGCTTTGTTTCTTAAAAGGGTTGGTGATTGGGATTGGTTTGTTAATCTTAGTGCTTCTGATTACCCTCTCTTCTCACAAGATG ATCTCTTacatatattttcattcatGCCTAGGGATATCAACTTCATTGAGCATACAAGTAATATGGGTTGGAAAGA GTTTCAAAGAGCCAGACCTATCATTATAGATCCAGGCTTGTATCATTCAAGGGTATCTAGTGTTTACTACGCTAAAGAGAGAAGATCTCTCCCATCTTCATTCAAGTTATTCACAG gCTCTGAATGGGCTGTCCTTACAAAACCATTTCTGGAGTTCTGTGTATATGGTTGGGACAACCTTCCTCGCACTCTCCTTATGTACTACACGAACTTCCTTTCGTCGAACGAAGGCTACTTCCAGACTGTCCTCTGCAATCACAAGGACTATCAAAACACAACTGTAAACAACGATTTGCGTTACTTAAGGTGGGACAACCCACCAAAACAACAGCCTTTATCTTTGAAACTGGAACATTTCGAAGACATGGCGCATAGCGGCGCACCTTTTGCTCGTAGATTCGACAAGGACGATCCTATTCTTGATAAAATCGACAGGGAACTGTTGGGAAGATCGGATGGTCGCTTTACTCCTGGTGGTTGGTGTCTTGGTAATCATCTCAAGGGAAAAGATCCTTGTGATGTTTATGGAAATCCAGATGTTGTTAATCCTAGTGTAAGGTCTAAGATACTAGAAAAATTGATGTTGATACTATTGGATTCTGAAAATTTCAGACCAAAACAGTGTAAATAG
- the LOC11419272 gene encoding dof zinc finger protein DOF2.4, whose product MVFTSIPAAYLDAANWQQQQQNHHQQPGNGGSVSQQLLQTQTPPPQQSQSQPHGGGSTGSIRPGSMSDRARMANMPMPETALKCPRCESTNTKFCYFNNYSLSQPRHFCKTCRRYWTRGGALRNVPVGGGFRRNKRSSKSSNNGNSTKSPASSDRQTGSASSTNSITSNNNIHSSADILGLTPQMSSLRFMTPLHHNFSNPNDFVGGGDLGLNYGFSYMGGVGDLGSALGGNSILSSSGLEQWRMPMSMTHQQHQFPFLANLEGTNSNLYPFEGNVQNHEMITSGGYVRPKVISTSGIMTQLASVKMEDSINRGFLGINTSNNNSNQGSEQFWNSAVVTGNSAANWTDHVSGFSSSSNTTSNQM is encoded by the exons ATGGTTTTTACTTCAATACCAGCAGCTTATCTTGATGCAGCCAACTGGCAGCAACAG CAACAGAACCATCATCAACAACCAGGAAACGGCGGCTCCGTCTCTCAACAACTGCTTCAGACTCAGACACCACCGCCACAACAGTCACAGTCTCAACCTCATGGAGGAGGATCCACTGGCTCAATTAGGCCAGGATCGATGTCCGATAGGGCAAGGATGGCAAACATGCCTATGCCGGAGACAGCACTGAAATGTCCACGTTGTGAATCAACCAACACAAAATTTTGCTACTTCAACAACTACAGTCTCTCTCAGCCCAGACACTTCTGCAAGACTTGCAGAAGGTACTGGACAAGAGGTGGCGCTCTAAGAAATGTCCCAGTCGGTGGAGGCTTCCGGAGAAACAAAAGATCaagcaaaagtagcaacaatGGAAACTCAACAAAGTCTCCGGCAAGCTCTGACCGCCAAACGGGGAGTGCTAGTTCAACAAACTCAATAACCTCCAATAACAATATCCACTCTTCCGCCGATATATTAGGCCTTACACCTCAAATGTCATCATTGAGGTTCATGACACCTTTACATCATAACTTCAGTAACCCTAATGATTTCGTCGGAGGAGGAGATTTAGGGTTAAACTATGGTTTTAGTTACATGGGAGGAGTAGGTGATTTGGGAAGTGCTTTAGGAGGTAATTCAATTTTATCATCAAGTGGTTTGGAGCAATGGAGGATGCCAATGTCAATGACTCATCAACAGCATCAATTTCCTTTTTTGGCTAATTTGGAGGGTACAAATAGTAATTTGTACCCTTTTGAAGGAAATGTTCAAAATCATGAAATGATAACTAGTGGTGGATATGTGAGGCCAAAAGTGATTTCAACTTCTGGAATTATGACTCAACTTGCTTCTGTGAAAATGGAAGATAGTATTAATAGGGGCTTTTTGGGAATTAACACAAGCAACAATAACAGTAATCAAGGAAGTGAACAATTTTGGAATAGTGCTGTTGTTACTGGTAATTCTGCAGCTAATTGGACTGATCATGTTTCTGGTTTTAGTTCTTCTTCTAATACTACTAGTAACCAAATGTAG